The Bacillus sp. B-jedd sequence TTTTCGATTAAATTTTCAAAAAGTTGTAATAATTGAAACCGTTTCCGGGCATAATTACTGTTAGAATAGTGATTAAGGAAGGTGATACGATGCGAAAGCCACGTAAACGCTCTTTTGCAGAGCTTGTCTCTGAAAATAAAAGCCAAATTATGAAAGACCAAGCGTTAATGGAAAAGATCGAACAGCGCCTGGAAGCCAAGCGCCTAGGCAGGGCTGAATAAAAGTATTGTTTTTCCATCTATGATTTTAACTGTCCCTGGCAAAAATATTGTCAGGAGGGATGAGCACATGGGAAATCCTAAAAAAGACAGCAAACATTTTGTGCCCAAGCATCTTGGTACACAACCCCGTGGTTCCAGTGGCAACAAAGGGAAAAAAATGCAGGATAAATCAGGCGACCACGCCCAGGTAATACAGACTAAGGGCGAATAAGATAAACGCAATAAACGGACCCGGCTAAGCCGGGTTTTCTTTTGGCCGGATTCGCCACTTATAATTTTTCTCCAATTGATAAAAGCTAAAAATGTACCAACCATTTAGGAGGAATGTAAAATGGCAAAACGAACGAAACCAAATCCAGATGATAGAAGCGATAACGTTGAAAAACTGCAGGAAATGATTCATAACACAATTGAGAACATGGAAAGAGCAGAAGAAACACTTGCTCTTAGTGACAATGAAGAAACGAAAAGGCAAGTTGAAGAGAAAAACGCACGCAGACGGGAAAGCATTGAAGCAATGAGGCTGGAGGTAAAGGATGAGGCACGGGATAACGGCCAATTACATTAAATCTGTCAGAGGGCTTGTTTCATAAAAGCCCTCTTTTTTATGTCATTAGGCGGGATTTAAGCGGCATTTTATCCTATATGGTACTATGTAGAGGAGAAAATTGCGTTAGAGACTTAAAGGATGTGGGCAAAAATATGGTAATCAGTGAAGCAAAGATTGATGTCCGCTATGCGGAGACAGACCAAATGGGCGTAGTATACCATGCGAATTACTTAGTATGGATGGAAATAGGTAGAACCAGCTTTATAAAAGAACTGGGCTTCAGTTATGCAAGTATGGAAGAGGACGGCATTATTTCTCCTGTCATTGATATTCAGGCTTCCTATAAAAAACCATTAAGGTACGGACAATCTGCCATTATTAAAACGTGGATTGAGGAATATGATGGCTTCCGTGTGAAATACGGATATGAAATCCTGAATGAAGAAGGAGAGTTAGCACTGACAGGAAGTTCTGTGCATGTATGCGTAAAGAAGGAAAACTTCCGTCCAGTATCATTGAAGAGAAAATATCCTGACTGGCATACTGCGTATGAAAAAGCAGCTGAAAAAGATAGATAGGGAAGGGGAAAACTTGTGGCTTTCGGCATTAAAAGGAAAGATCTTGCTGAATGGAAACAGAAAATTGATCGTGGAGAAATTGCATTTTTGACTCATTATTGGCTTGATGAAAGATTTCCAGCATGCAATACAGTGACAAAGGTTG is a genomic window containing:
- the tlp gene encoding small acid-soluble spore protein Tlp — its product is MAKRTKPNPDDRSDNVEKLQEMIHNTIENMERAEETLALSDNEETKRQVEEKNARRRESIEAMRLEVKDEARDNGQLH
- a CDS encoding acid-soluble spore protein N, whose protein sequence is MGNPKKDSKHFVPKHLGTQPRGSSGNKGKKMQDKSGDHAQVIQTKGE
- a CDS encoding acyl-CoA thioesterase produces the protein MVISEAKIDVRYAETDQMGVVYHANYLVWMEIGRTSFIKELGFSYASMEEDGIISPVIDIQASYKKPLRYGQSAIIKTWIEEYDGFRVKYGYEILNEEGELALTGSSVHVCVKKENFRPVSLKRKYPDWHTAYEKAAEKDR
- a CDS encoding FbpB family small basic protein, with amino-acid sequence MRKPRKRSFAELVSENKSQIMKDQALMEKIEQRLEAKRLGRAE